The Primulina huaijiensis isolate GDHJ02 chromosome 10, ASM1229523v2, whole genome shotgun sequence region AAAGGCATCACAGCTAAGAAATTCCAAAGTAAGACGTAATATTTGGTCACAGTAGGAAGATATATCCCCCGGACATCTCAGCAAAAAGCTCTCCAAtgcctgagcagaaaagtattaaaccaagtataaaatgagagaaaataagAACAGAGAACTCAAACAAAGATTGCTGCTCAACACAATattaatcacaaaaatgatcacAGATAAACACTATTAAAAGAATAAGTACCTGCAAGCTGTACTCTTTAAGCTCTTCATCATTCTCTGACGCATTATTACAGTAGCCAATTAGCATTGGAACGGTGTCTCCAAGTTGTGGACCAAAACGATAACCAACAGCTCGGCTTGaaaaccaaaaattcataaGTTAATCGATATGATTCACCATAGAAGGGTAAAACGCatgaaaaagttaaagcaaaTGCTACAACAATTCAAGACACAATAGACCCGCAGTATAGTTGAGGCAGAATAAGATTCTAAATTTTCACGATTCACATGAGTCCAATGAACACcaccaaccaaaaaaaaattcattttcatatctcaataataaaattattcctGTCCTGAACAGGTTAAAAAAATCTACCCATACAATAACTAAAACAACATAATCAAAAGGACCATAAGAGTTCAAGGCACATGAGATGGTTCTGACAGCATCAGAGCAAACACAGACATATCTAACCATCAGCCAAAACGGCTATTTAATTAGTTATTTACCTTAAAGCACCAATCATTTGGATGTTTGTCCGAGTGGTTTCAGATTTTGTAGCTTTACTTTTCAAAAGCTGAACTACATCAACAGTACCTTTAGCCAACAAACCATCAGACAAGCTTGAAGAGAGAGACGCTGCAGCAGAAATATTGTAATTACCAGAGAAAAGGAAGAATTTAATCAActgatgaaattaaaaaaaaaaacagagtaTCATCAACAAGATTTTGAATTAGCTGCATCCTACCAATAGAAGAAACAGCCTTCTTTCTGACACTGGCTTGATTCAAACTCAACTGAGGTAACAATGCACCTAACAAGACCTCATGGTCTGATTGTGAGAACCTGAAATTCCAGCAGTAGTTAGTATTTTGCAGCAGCTAACAATGTTCCAGCAGCTACTAATATTTCAGAAACTAGTATTTTTCCAGCAGCAGAAGAATTCAGTAGCGAGATTCCAGCAGATAGCTGCTGATTCTGCTTATGActgtaactgaagcatttaacATGGAATAAAGGCTGTTGATGGCACATCATGGCAGATTATGGCCATTAATAAGGAGTCagaatttggcctataaataataCCTTCAAATCTCTGAAATTGTTGCTACACAAATcttgagttatcacttgaaatttgAGCTAAGAGAGTGCCTATTTTCGAGCAGTAGAATCCAATAGCGAGAACAAGCTGATTTCAGACTTTCAACCGAAACTCTCTAGCAGATTcctgtaagtgggcttatgtataaatatcttgaaatcagtttgataatttcTGTTTTAAAGCAAAGTTTCTGTatgtttgatttctgatatctgatttttgaagcactgaaacctgtgaactaatggtaggaatatatattctgaaacatTCCTGAATTCTGAATTTCTgatttctggcctcaccccttagaggagagaacatataggggactgatatcagtttagtcATGAAATTCACGAACGTACTCAGTGCTTGCTTGCTAAGATTTTGtattctgatttctgttctgaaattTGTTATTCCTGAATACTGATTCCTGTTATGAAGATAAgagttttctgtatattattgtatcactgtttctgttaaaaatggttttgaaaactgggagttattcccgcccccgCTTATTGAGTGACAAcaatatcactcacccaccaaacccatctcagataagaacgaggaagaaatgttagaagaagaagagcagattcAGTTCTGGGCTGGTGAACAAGACTGTTATTTCTCAATTCTAGTTTATGTTTTCCGCTGCATCTGTTAAGACGTTATTATGtttggttttacatttccgttgtaaaacattattatttgactTTGTATCAGAtaatgaatattcagtattatgaataaaagattGGTTTCTGAAATTTGTatttctgaggcttgttgttttcgaatgtaaatttgagagtaACCCCGGTGTCGACCAACCCCGTCCCTAGGACGTGACAttgaagtggtatcagagcaaaccAGGTTTCATAATCTGGGGAGGAGGAACTAGAAATAATAAGTTCTGATAGACTTCTGAAAAATAAGTTCTGATATACTACTTGAGGTCTGAAAATAAACTACTGTAATAGACTACTGAAATGATAGACTAACTACATACAGTTGGGAAAATCAGTAAGGAAAACAAATCAGAAGGCAGTATAGCTCTGAGTGTTTCAGCAGAATGTCTCAAATGAGTAGAATTGATTTTAGTAGACCTCTGTTCAGTAGAGGTGAAATCAGTAACtctgaatttaatattttggaaATTCAGCAGCAAGTCTGAATCCAAAAtcagtagaaaaaaaaaattcagtagacCAAAACCAGTAAACCAAAACCAGTAGACCGAATAACAGTAACATCAGAACCAGTAATTGAAACCAGAACCAATAGATCTGAACGCAGAAGACTGGTCATTAGACCCGGAATGCAGCAGACTGTTTCTAACAGTGCTGGAAAGCAGCAGACTTGATTGCAATAGCATCAGAAATGCAGTAGAAGGTGAATTCCAGCAAGCACATGCAGTAGACCTTGCAAATTGTATGGAAGTTGAGGTGTTGTTCGCACAAACTTCAAACGGCCATAACTTTTGATCCAGGAGGAATTTTGACTATTAAAAGATACCGTTGGAAAGCTCTCGACGAGAAGAACCTAACCTAGAACCATTCGATCATTCTAGCACCGCCTACGAACCCCAAAATCCTTCGTTTAGATAGTGATATCATCATTTCCGtgaaattttctaatttttcgaAACTTTGAGGAATTTTCATTTCCAAATAGCTGAGTATTTTTGCACCAAatttggtacacttcatgttcATGATGTGAaggatttttagtaaatttttcacGCGATTCTAAGGCCGAAAAATTTTGAGCTATTTCTTCTATTAAATGTATAATCAGTATTGATTTTATTCATTCCAGTAATCGTCTATAGCTCGACCTGATCATTCTGAACCTTGACTCTCATGTTTTGGATGTAAATTATGGCTGACCAGGGTAGCTACATTAAGAGCTCAGAGGAGAAGAAGTACCTATAGATGTAGTGGAAAAAGAACAGTGATAATGGAGTGATGATAAGGTAGGCTAGACTGGTATTATGATTATACGAGAGGAAAAGAATGAAGTGTAACTTTCTTTGGGAATGTACCAAGATAAGTTTATATTGGGGATGTACCTATCAGATATAAGTGACTTATATTTTTGAGAATACACCTATCTGATATAAGTTGACTTacatttttgggaatttacGTATCGAAGATAAGCTTCTGACTTAAGATGAATTGTTTGACTCgaggataataaattatttatgagaTAAGAATTATATAAGCTTTGAAATTCAGATGCATGAGTTAAAATTTGCGTCAATAATTAACGGTGCGTACATTAAATTTGGGATGCTAAGTGAAAGACATCCAATGAAACTTGTTTGTGTTAAAACATGCTAGACTCATATTCTTGATTAAGGAAAGGTTTAGTAAAAGAAGAATTGTCTGAGGAATTAGTTTCTTCCGTTCAAGGTTGAAAGAAATTTTAACTAGTTTATAATTATTGGAACTTGAATCAATCGGCTGATAAGGAGTTATGTTCTAAGATTCTATATTGGCTTCCAGATTTGAGTTAGAAAtcgtgataattttaagatagaATAAGATAAGTATGAATACGCATATATTCAGTGCCGATCTTATACAGTATGCTATGGGAATTGATTGGTTGGACAAGAATCATATAATGGTAGATTGTCGGGGTAAGAATGCCAAACCCAAATCCAAGAATAAATCGTACTTCATGGTAAATATAAGGAACAGAAATCCTTCTTTTCTACTTCTCAGACCATGAAAGTCTAACTAGCAATGACCAGCGAGGTAAATAACGAAGTTACTCTAAAGATAAAGGATATTCTAGTTATTCAGGAATTTCCGGACGTCTTTCCTGAAGAACTCCCTCGCACAATTCCCGACCGCGAAGTGGAATTTGAGATTAACCTAGTACCCAATGCTAcaccaatctcaaaagcaccataccgaatggctccggCAGAGTTGAAATAACTCAAGGAACAACTTCAAGAATTGTTGGACAAGAAGCAAATCCGACGAGACAAAGTGATCTCCATGGGGAGCTCCTGttctatttgtgaagaagaaagacggaagcatgagattgtgtattgattatagggaactgaataaaatcacaatcaagaataagtacccgcTTCCAAAGATAGATGACCTGTTTGACAAAATCAAAGGAGCTACAGTCTCTTCCAAGCTCGACTTAAGGTCAGGCTACCATCAACTAAAGGTCAAAACATATGATATTCCGAAGACAGTCTtcagaacaagatatggacactatgagttcatGGTAATGCCGTTCGGATTAACAAACGCTCTGACAgccttcatggatctcatgagcAGGGTGTTCAAACTGTTTCTTGACAAGTTTGTTGTGGTATTCATCGACGATATTCTGGTATATTCTCCAAGTGAGGAAGACCACAAAGAACATCTTCGCCTCACCCTCCAGACGCTGAGAGAAAAAGAACTATACGCCAAGTTCAAGAAATGCGAATTCTAGCTAGAGAACGTCACATTTTCGGGACACATAATATCAGCAGGAGGAGTAGCtgtggaccctaagaaagtagaaGCAATCTCAGATTGGCCTAGACCAAACACTGTGATAAAAATTCGAAACTTCTTGGGATTAACAGGCTATTaccgaaaatttgttgaaggattctCTTCAATAGCCATACCTCTCACCAAGCTCACACAGAAAAACTCTAAGTTTCaatggagtgaagaatgtgagCAAAGCTTCGAGACTTTGAAGAAGAAACTTACCTCTACGCCGGTATTTTTATTACCTATGGAAGGCAAAGACTTC contains the following coding sequences:
- the LOC140985991 gene encoding cullin-associated NEDD8-dissociated protein 1-like gives rise to the protein MTSLLRSDLLVLVSITGSDVTVIRSTGFGLLLLQNTNYCWNFRFSQSDHEVLLGALLPQLSLNQASVRKKAVSSIASLSSSLSDGLLAKGTVDVVQLLKSKATKSETTRTNIQMIGALSRAVGYRFGPQLGDTVPMLIGYCNNASENDEELKEYSLQALESFLLRCPGDISSYCDQILRLTLEFLSCDAFVLLGFADLFVVFALTPSTRTKYEWSIISHIYVGNLPADVRESEVDDVFYSFYNSQDVEDDIKRRVGYNFDGCRLSLMCFLIRLAFFWLSEC